One window from the genome of Pseudanabaena yagii GIHE-NHR1 encodes:
- a CDS encoding class I SAM-dependent methyltransferase: MSIINYSHSGNMHLIDAPSVIFPIINELYRPKNILDVGCGTGTWLKIVSEYGIEDYVGIDGIEVSDEEFLASKEKFKKYDLTNYWNLGKKFDLLLCLEVAEHLPSDLDSIFVQSLTNHSDIIIFSAACPNQPGQGHINCQWIDYWQDLFNKYRYACFDEIRPLIWNKDFPEWWYKQNIFVAKRDEINAGTETKLMSIVHPDLYIETFKSLHKFIEGNASLKTYLEIFLKKIKKKFY, translated from the coding sequence ATGAGTATTATCAACTATAGTCACTCAGGAAATATGCATCTTATAGATGCACCTTCCGTCATATTTCCAATTATTAATGAATTGTATAGACCAAAGAATATATTAGATGTTGGTTGTGGAACAGGGACATGGCTAAAGATAGTTTCTGAATATGGAATTGAAGACTATGTTGGGATTGATGGAATTGAAGTAAGTGATGAAGAGTTCCTTGCATCTAAAGAAAAATTTAAAAAATATGATCTAACAAATTATTGGAATCTTGGAAAAAAATTTGATTTACTGTTATGCCTTGAAGTAGCAGAACATTTGCCAAGTGATTTAGATTCCATTTTTGTGCAATCTCTTACAAATCATTCTGACATAATAATATTTTCGGCAGCATGTCCAAATCAACCTGGTCAAGGACATATTAATTGCCAATGGATTGATTATTGGCAAGACTTATTTAATAAGTATAGATATGCTTGTTTTGATGAAATTAGACCTTTAATTTGGAATAAAGATTTTCCTGAATGGTGGTATAAGCAAAATATTTTTGTCGCTAAAAGGGATGAAATAAATGCTGGCACAGAAACCAAATTAATGTCTATAGTCCATCCAGATCTGTATATTGAAACATTTAAATCATTACATAAATTTATAGAAGGAAATGCTAGTCTTAAAACATATTTGGAAATATTTTTAAAGAAAATCAAAAAGAAATTTTATTAA
- a CDS encoding ISNCY family transposase, protein MVEIFRQQLESLPDKRTGKNSRYGMEDAAMSAFSVFFTQSPSFLSYQRTMEQTKGRSNAQSLFGVHKIPTDNHIRDLLDPVQPKEMFPVFETILETIEQKGKLQGFRGFANNLLMALDGTEYFSSKQIHCHHCSSRKMKSGEIHYFHSVVTPVIVSPHQSQVIPLVPEFIVPQDGNDKQDCENTAAKRWLLQHGSKYSAFKVTVLGDDLYSRQPLCQMLLEQQFNFILVCRPESHPTIYEHIEGIALPTVVVNKWTGKVQETYTYQYVNGLPIKDGDDALLVNWCELTVTRPDGKVVYKNSFATNHLITEQTVVEIVLAGRTRWKVENENNNTLKTKGYNLEHNFGHGKEHLASFLATLNILSLLFHTLLELVDDKYQLLRSHLPTRKTFFNDLRALTRYLVFDSWDHLLTFMIQGLELDLPPNSS, encoded by the coding sequence ATTGTAGAAATTTTCCGACAACAACTAGAATCATTGCCAGACAAGCGGACAGGCAAAAATAGTCGCTATGGCATGGAAGATGCAGCCATGAGTGCATTCAGTGTATTTTTCACTCAAAGTCCATCATTCTTGTCTTACCAGCGGACAATGGAGCAGACAAAAGGGCGAAGCAACGCCCAAAGTTTATTTGGGGTGCATAAAATACCAACGGATAACCATATCCGAGACTTGCTAGACCCAGTGCAACCTAAAGAAATGTTTCCAGTGTTCGAGACAATCTTGGAGACGATAGAGCAAAAGGGGAAACTGCAAGGATTTCGAGGATTCGCCAACAATCTATTAATGGCGCTAGATGGGACAGAGTACTTTAGTTCAAAACAAATACACTGTCACCATTGTTCGAGTAGGAAAATGAAATCAGGAGAAATTCATTATTTTCATAGCGTAGTTACGCCAGTTATCGTCAGTCCACATCAATCGCAAGTGATTCCCCTAGTACCAGAATTTATTGTGCCGCAGGATGGAAATGACAAGCAAGACTGTGAGAATACAGCCGCCAAAAGATGGTTGTTACAACATGGCAGTAAGTACAGTGCATTCAAGGTAACTGTTTTGGGTGATGACCTTTATTCTCGCCAACCCCTCTGCCAAATGCTATTAGAGCAACAGTTCAACTTCATCTTAGTCTGCCGCCCCGAATCTCACCCCACTATCTATGAGCATATAGAAGGGATTGCTTTGCCAACGGTGGTTGTCAATAAGTGGACAGGGAAAGTTCAAGAGACCTATACCTACCAATATGTCAATGGGCTACCTATCAAAGATGGTGACGATGCTTTGCTGGTTAACTGGTGTGAACTAACTGTGACTAGACCTGATGGCAAGGTAGTTTACAAAAACTCTTTTGCCACCAATCACCTGATTACTGAGCAAACAGTGGTGGAAATCGTGCTGGCTGGTCGTACTCGTTGGAAAGTGGAAAATGAGAATAACAATACTCTCAAAACTAAGGGCTACAACCTAGAACACAACTTTGGACATGGCAAGGAGCATCTTGCTTCATTCCTAGCCACCCTCAATATTTTGTCCCTACTATTTCACACGTTATTGGAATTGGTCGATGACAAGTACCAGTTATTGCGCTCTCATTTGCCAACCCGCAAAACCTTTTTTAACGATTTACGCGCCTTGACTCGATATCTTGTTTTTGATAGTTGGGATCATCTTTTGACTTTTATGATTCAAGGTTTGGAGTTAGATCTCCCTCCCAACAGTAGTTAA
- a CDS encoding IS1 family transposase (programmed frameshift), protein MKCPHCQSEKVVKNGRDYHQDGKAIQNYLCKGCGKRFNERTGTAMSRLRTPASIVSYALKMRTEGMGIRASGRVLEKSHTSIMRWEQKLANQSQQWSPEAPAGGEVTIEGDEIYTRVGENLPPPVSKGWTVVFIERNSRYWIEAKAGIKTTELFAKATKIAWQWAKMSQYIRCFSDGERRYAQQLWQMASVYLKASEVSREYGHRKVWRHGLEVAIKIKGSQGNRRVEWVKLEHPYTAISDKSDVHANHNEANNSALRRRCSAYRRRQNLYAKNTEGLQRAVTVQRLVHNWVRPHGGLGKNKTPVMAIGLYHRPISMLELLSLQGFTSLTG, encoded by the exons ATGAAATGTCCGCACTGCCAAAGTGAAAAGGTGGTCAAAAATGGCAGAGATTACCACCAAGACGGCAAAGCAATCCAAAATTATTTATGCAAAGGATGTGGCAAGCGATTCAACGAACGGACAGGAACAGCGATGTCAAGGCTAAGAACACCCGCAAGTATCGTGTCCTATGCGCTGAAAATGAGGACAGAGGGGATGGGAATCAGAGCAAGTGGGAGAGTGCTAGAGAAATCGCACACCAGCATCATGAGATGGGAGCAAAAACTGGCGAACCAGTCACAGCAATGGAGTCCAGAAGCACCAGCAGGAGGAGAAGTGACTATTGAAGGAGATGAAATTTATACTCGCGTAGGCGAGAACCTTCCCCCCCCAGTG TCAAAAGGGTGGACAGTAGTATTTATCGAACGCAACAGTCGCTATTGGATTGAAGCAAAGGCAGGAATTAAAACCACTGAACTATTTGCAAAAGCAACGAAAATAGCATGGCAATGGGCAAAAATGAGTCAATACATCCGATGTTTTAGCGATGGCGAAAGGAGATATGCCCAACAACTGTGGCAAATGGCAAGTGTGTACCTCAAAGCTAGCGAAGTAAGTCGTGAGTATGGACATCGCAAGGTATGGCGACATGGATTAGAAGTGGCAATCAAAATCAAAGGTTCACAAGGTAATCGTCGAGTCGAATGGGTAAAGCTAGAACATCCCTATACAGCGATTAGCGACAAGAGTGACGTTCATGCTAATCACAATGAAGCAAACAACAGTGCATTGAGAAGGAGATGTAGCGCTTATCGCCGTAGACAAAACCTGTATGCGAAAAATACTGAAGGATTACAACGGGCTGTCACTGTGCAAAGATTGGTACACAACTGGGTAAGACCACATGGGGGCTTAGGCAAGAACAAGACTCCAGTTATGGCGATCGGTCTGTATCATCGACCGATTTCGATGTTAGAGTTGCTGTCATTACAGGGCTTTACTTCTCTCACGGGTTAA
- a CDS encoding transposase, with protein sequence MTQNASRIYNELIKFGSQYSQWSDVRHLGVMAWMMVGMIATGSVNLTKWLSHINTKALIAQSTQRQLSRWLNNPRINPAKLYSPVIKELIAKWKEPEIYLSFDTSQLWEEYSMIRLCVVHQGRALPLCWRVIKHRSSSVEMSSYQDMLKRASKLLPVNVKVVLLADRAFANPELVRYVWELKWQCRIRIKGNFWIYAPKHGWQTVKQLHLRLGEAKLIHNVKVHKTESKRLTDVHIAAAWESGSREYWYILSTEPTTLQTFWEYGLRFDIEENFLDDKSNGFDLESSRLRSAPAISRLCFVIALTTLFLTAQGLAVADSGYRRLVDPHWFRGLSYLKIGWNWIHTAITKNWAFLPFYSFTSYLDSHPAIASRRKHLQKLFRIEFYASTLDYAS encoded by the coding sequence ATGACCCAAAACGCCTCACGTATCTATAATGAACTAATAAAATTCGGGAGTCAATACAGCCAGTGGTCAGATGTGCGCCATTTGGGAGTAATGGCGTGGATGATGGTGGGAATGATCGCCACAGGGAGTGTGAATTTAACGAAGTGGTTAAGCCATATCAACACAAAAGCATTGATCGCCCAAAGCACGCAAAGACAACTATCAAGATGGCTGAACAATCCGCGCATAAATCCAGCTAAGCTATACAGTCCAGTAATCAAAGAGTTAATCGCTAAATGGAAAGAGCCAGAAATATATCTGAGTTTTGATACCAGTCAACTGTGGGAAGAATACAGCATGATCCGATTGTGTGTAGTTCATCAGGGAAGAGCTTTACCGTTATGTTGGCGTGTAATCAAACATCGCAGTAGTAGTGTGGAGATGAGTAGCTATCAAGACATGCTCAAACGCGCATCGAAACTGTTGCCCGTGAATGTCAAAGTAGTTTTATTAGCAGACCGAGCATTTGCTAATCCAGAACTGGTGCGCTATGTGTGGGAATTAAAATGGCAATGTCGGATTCGGATCAAGGGTAATTTCTGGATATATGCCCCCAAGCATGGCTGGCAAACAGTCAAACAATTACATCTTCGTCTTGGTGAAGCTAAGTTGATCCACAATGTTAAAGTTCACAAAACTGAGTCCAAGCGTCTTACCGATGTGCATATTGCGGCGGCTTGGGAATCTGGGAGCCGAGAGTATTGGTATATTCTCAGTACTGAACCTACCACACTCCAAACTTTTTGGGAGTATGGTCTGAGATTCGATATTGAGGAGAATTTCTTGGATGATAAATCTAATGGCTTTGATTTAGAATCTTCGCGTTTACGTTCGGCTCCTGCCATTTCTCGCCTTTGTTTTGTGATAGCACTGACCACCTTGTTTTTAACGGCTCAAGGACTGGCGGTTGCTGATTCTGGCTATCGTCGTTTGGTTGATCCTCATTGGTTTCGTGGGCTTAGTTATCTCAAGATTGGCTGGAACTGGATTCACACCGCTATCACTAAAAACTGGGCTTTCTTGCCTTTCTACTCTTTTACTTCTTATCTTGACTCTCACCCTGCTATTGCTTCTCGTCGAAAACATCTTCAGAAATTATTCCGCATTGAGTTCTATGCTTCTACTCTCGACTATGCTTCATAG
- a CDS encoding glycosyltransferase family 4 protein, translating into MKLLYIIPEYPPHFGGGISTFYRDIIPEIADQGHQISIVVGSAFMSKLPSYVKDSVKVDFLDTDLVNFYSHKFSCYKTTPELQRHLAAAWAAWEYVKGGDGYDLVEVTDWGMLFAPWITSTNSPPTVVQLHASVGQIDFYDPQIDSRLQGSFVRLLEAGLLASADELQANSQSNAKAWQLLTNRNVHYIPPSLTLKNINIAPENPDLGNGLVVGRIQYWKGVTVLCEALRLLREQAPNIDWIGRDTVYFDSKSLMSRHLEQNYRDIWRSKILPLGTFSSEIIRQYQAHAKFIVVPSIWDVFNYTCVEGMAQGKVVLCSEGAGAVDLIHNGLNGLTFKANDSQSLATCLETVMSWSASKLREVGLIAKETVIKELDPRLIAQKRIRAYEDLITRGKYPMKPNQWLIDAVSPQQKLDRPLAFLDRLPLRDLVGYTINRSLRKVLKKM; encoded by the coding sequence ATGAAGCTCTTGTATATTATCCCTGAATATCCGCCTCATTTCGGTGGTGGAATTTCTACCTTCTACAGAGATATAATTCCAGAAATTGCTGACCAAGGACATCAAATTAGTATTGTAGTAGGTAGCGCCTTTATGTCTAAGTTACCTAGCTATGTAAAAGATAGTGTTAAAGTGGATTTTCTAGACACAGATTTAGTCAATTTCTATTCACATAAATTTAGTTGCTACAAAACAACTCCTGAATTGCAAAGACATCTTGCCGCAGCGTGGGCAGCATGGGAGTACGTCAAGGGAGGAGATGGATATGATTTAGTTGAAGTAACTGATTGGGGAATGCTATTTGCACCTTGGATTACATCTACTAATAGTCCCCCTACTGTCGTTCAGCTTCATGCCAGTGTCGGGCAGATAGATTTCTATGATCCGCAGATCGATAGTCGCTTGCAAGGCAGTTTTGTTCGATTACTAGAAGCAGGATTATTAGCTAGTGCCGATGAGTTGCAAGCAAATAGCCAATCTAACGCAAAGGCTTGGCAACTGCTAACAAACCGTAATGTTCACTATATTCCACCATCGCTAACACTTAAGAATATAAATATAGCACCCGAAAATCCTGATTTGGGTAATGGTTTAGTAGTAGGACGAATTCAATATTGGAAAGGTGTAACAGTTCTTTGCGAAGCATTGAGGCTGTTGAGAGAGCAAGCCCCAAATATTGATTGGATTGGGCGTGATACAGTTTATTTCGATTCCAAGAGTCTGATGTCCAGACATTTAGAGCAAAATTATAGAGATATTTGGCGAAGTAAAATACTGCCACTTGGTACGTTTTCATCAGAAATAATTCGCCAATATCAAGCACATGCAAAATTTATCGTTGTGCCTTCTATTTGGGATGTATTTAACTATACTTGTGTAGAAGGAATGGCTCAGGGAAAGGTGGTACTGTGTTCAGAAGGAGCAGGAGCCGTAGATTTAATTCATAATGGATTAAATGGCTTAACTTTTAAAGCAAATGATTCACAAAGTTTAGCTACTTGTCTAGAAACAGTAATGAGTTGGAGTGCAAGTAAATTACGCGAAGTTGGTCTAATAGCAAAGGAAACTGTAATTAAGGAGCTTGATCCGAGGCTAATTGCTCAAAAACGAATACGTGCTTACGAAGATTTAATCACTCGTGGTAAATATCCTATGAAACCTAATCAATGGTTAATTGATGCGGTCTCACCGCAACAGAAACTAGATAGACCACTAGCTTTTTTAGATAGACTGCCATTACGAGATTTAGTTGGCTATACAATTAATCGTAGTCTTAGGAAAGTTTTGAAGAAAATGTAA
- a CDS encoding FkbM family methyltransferase, producing MRLELLYNPRLLIERLAVESLRYRRLGKLKGTIASSLLIGHIDSLELLELTQKQSPQIIYDIGANVGTWTALAKATLPSSIIYAFEPLIIHCKIFKEQIIATHKDVSANIHLHQVALGATKEQKNIKVASFSDASSLLSFANATYQFFGITQEREELVNVVVLDDYVISNKLPLPDLIKLDIQGYELEALKGANECLRHAKYIIIEVSFVEFYQDQPLFHDIVNFLAAKNFYLYALGVNTPTGKELSQTDALFIRKT from the coding sequence ATGAGATTAGAACTTCTGTACAATCCTCGGCTACTCATTGAACGCCTAGCTGTTGAATCGCTGCGATATAGACGTTTAGGTAAGCTTAAAGGAACTATTGCATCCAGTTTGCTAATCGGTCATATTGATTCACTAGAACTTTTAGAGCTTACGCAAAAGCAATCACCTCAGATTATTTATGATATTGGTGCAAATGTAGGGACTTGGACAGCTTTAGCTAAAGCAACTCTGCCATCATCAATAATCTATGCATTTGAGCCATTAATAATTCATTGCAAAATTTTTAAAGAACAAATAATTGCAACTCATAAAGATGTAAGTGCGAACATTCATTTACATCAAGTTGCACTAGGAGCAACTAAGGAACAGAAGAATATAAAAGTGGCTAGTTTTTCAGATGCGTCAAGCTTACTTAGCTTTGCTAATGCTACATACCAGTTTTTTGGTATAACGCAAGAAAGAGAAGAATTAGTCAACGTTGTCGTTCTAGATGATTATGTGATTTCTAATAAATTGCCATTGCCAGATCTAATTAAGCTTGACATTCAGGGATATGAACTAGAAGCACTCAAAGGAGCAAATGAATGTTTAAGACATGCAAAATATATAATTATCGAAGTTAGCTTTGTCGAATTTTATCAAGACCAACCTCTTTTTCATGATATTGTAAATTTTTTAGCAGCTAAGAATTTTTATTTATATGCTCTAGGTGTAAATACACCAACAGGAAAAGAATTATCTCAAACTGATGCCTTATTCATTCGTAAGACTTAA
- a CDS encoding glycosyltransferase family 2 protein produces the protein MVSQSLALCIPAYNAASYLPRLLESAISQQVPFDEILVYDDCSTDETAQVAAKYGIQIIRGEVNRGCSYGKNVLAEATNCDWIHFHDADDALYPNFVEQARKWMALKNPPDIVLFDYEWRRDDTGELISVRQFDAAELKRDSISYAIREQINPFCGLYLRSSYLRAGGYDTDPLVLYNEDVAFHCRMAIAGLKFAAEPTITIINYYRSNSMSSANQIKCIKAKFHVMRKVAESLKGKYAEEITQNLWGIAGNAAAYLDWETADSCLQLALSLNNKPSKKLSSSFRLLSSYNPYLAIRLREWLIRLLKPQLRSNF, from the coding sequence ATGGTTTCGCAATCTTTAGCTTTGTGTATTCCAGCATATAATGCTGCTTCATATTTACCAAGACTACTAGAATCTGCTATATCGCAACAAGTCCCATTTGATGAGATTTTGGTTTATGACGACTGTAGTACTGATGAGACAGCACAAGTTGCTGCTAAGTATGGAATTCAAATAATTAGAGGTGAGGTTAATCGAGGTTGTTCTTATGGAAAAAATGTATTAGCAGAAGCAACAAATTGTGACTGGATACATTTCCATGATGCTGATGATGCCTTGTATCCAAATTTTGTAGAACAAGCTCGTAAATGGATGGCATTAAAGAATCCACCAGATATTGTTTTGTTTGATTATGAATGGCGCAGAGATGATACTGGAGAGTTAATTAGTGTGCGTCAATTTGATGCTGCTGAATTAAAAAGAGATTCGATATCCTATGCAATCCGAGAACAAATTAATCCCTTTTGTGGTTTGTATCTCCGTTCTTCATATTTACGTGCAGGTGGTTATGATACCGATCCTTTAGTTCTTTATAATGAGGATGTAGCTTTTCATTGTCGGATGGCGATCGCTGGTTTAAAATTTGCAGCCGAACCAACTATCACAATTATTAATTACTATCGATCAAATTCCATGTCTTCTGCTAATCAAATTAAATGTATAAAAGCTAAATTTCATGTTATGAGAAAGGTGGCTGAGTCTCTTAAGGGTAAATATGCTGAAGAAATTACTCAAAATCTTTGGGGAATTGCTGGTAATGCGGCTGCTTATTTAGATTGGGAGACGGCTGATAGCTGTTTACAATTAGCTCTATCTCTCAACAATAAACCTTCAAAAAAATTAAGCTCTTCGTTTCGATTATTATCTAGCTATAATCCTTATTTAGCAATTCGCTTAAGAGAATGGTTGATCAGGCTTTTGAAGCCACAACTTCGTAGTAATTTTTAA
- a CDS encoding FkbM family methyltransferase, with product MLILVLLGLYYSDSISSKFTHAVSTTTLQSLLNFSGVKTITLMKIDVEGYELQILYGLGKSFTTAAYNH from the coding sequence ATGCTAATCTTGGTACTGCTAGGGTTGTATTATTCTGATAGTATTTCATCTAAATTCACCCATGCAGTTTCAACGACAACTTTGCAATCTCTATTAAATTTTTCTGGTGTTAAGACAATTACATTAATGAAGATAGATGTGGAGGGCTATGAGCTGCAAATTCTATATGGACTGGGGAAGTCATTTACGACCGCAGCATATAATCATTGA
- a CDS encoding glycosyltransferase family protein, with product MRIFLSSQQSLKKHNIPAYRFWEIYLKNGIEEAGHEWLEVKEVDWAEGLVYLDKERLKIWRDLAWIQTVNYIKYQHKIKPINLFLSYLFPKQVDSLAIREIQELGIPCVNFFCDNVREFKKIPKIFYCFNLHWVPEFKAIKMYQASTLNYIYAPMPVWIPPALRNYNHSEKYGVSFIGSRDVQRERLFANLIEFNINLELRGEGWLYDEPDELINKLQKIRQNLWIKANNHLLDISNEGLIYWLRKIQSRFIPRVTNQLFSPYVREKPDFDEYFKITQQSQITLGVNRYPSFQYPLDRPNTYSRMRDIEAPMLGACYLTEWTEGLDDLYEIGEEIETYSSVEEMAEKIKYLQASPEKRKIMRANAQYKAIKEHSIPNTLAKIISNFQ from the coding sequence GTGAGAATTTTTTTAAGTAGCCAGCAGTCTTTAAAAAAGCATAATATACCTGCCTATAGGTTTTGGGAAATATATCTTAAAAATGGAATTGAAGAAGCAGGACATGAATGGCTAGAAGTAAAAGAGGTAGATTGGGCAGAAGGACTAGTTTATTTAGATAAAGAAAGATTAAAAATATGGCGTGATCTCGCTTGGATACAGACAGTAAATTATATAAAATATCAACATAAAATTAAGCCTATTAATTTATTTCTAAGCTACTTGTTTCCCAAACAAGTTGATTCACTTGCAATTAGAGAAATTCAAGAATTAGGCATACCTTGTGTTAATTTTTTTTGTGATAATGTTAGAGAGTTTAAAAAAATCCCTAAAATTTTTTATTGTTTTAACTTACATTGGGTTCCAGAATTTAAAGCCATTAAAATGTACCAAGCCTCGACTTTAAACTATATATATGCACCTATGCCTGTTTGGATCCCTCCAGCACTCCGTAATTACAATCACTCCGAAAAATATGGAGTGAGTTTTATCGGTTCAAGAGATGTACAGAGAGAAAGGCTATTTGCTAATTTGATTGAGTTTAATATCAATCTTGAGCTTAGAGGTGAAGGATGGTTATATGATGAGCCCGACGAACTAATTAATAAACTACAAAAAATACGGCAAAATTTATGGATAAAAGCTAATAATCATCTATTAGATATTAGTAATGAAGGGTTAATATATTGGTTAAGAAAGATTCAATCTCGATTTATACCAAGGGTCACGAATCAATTGTTTTCCCCATATGTTCGAGAAAAGCCTGATTTTGATGAATACTTTAAAATTACTCAACAAAGTCAAATCACATTAGGAGTAAATCGTTATCCTAGTTTTCAATATCCTTTAGATAGACCTAATACCTACTCCCGAATGAGGGATATTGAAGCACCAATGTTAGGAGCTTGCTATCTAACAGAATGGACTGAGGGACTAGATGACTTATATGAAATAGGTGAAGAAATAGAAACATATTCTTCAGTGGAAGAGATGGCTGAAAAAATAAAATATTTACAAGCTAGTCCAGAAAAGCGTAAAATCATGAGAGCAAATGCACAATATAAAGCAATAAAAGAGCATAGCATTCCCAACACTCTAGCTAAAATTATTAGTAACTTTCAATGA
- a CDS encoding glycosyltransferase family 2 protein, whose amino-acid sequence MKPLVSILIPIYNAENYLRETISSALNQTWQNIEIILVDDGSTDNSLEIAQQFASPQVKIISQSNRGASAARNRALMEAQGDFIQYLDADDLLCHNKIALQIEMLKKGIEDCVIAGEWGRFYTAPSEALFVQEQVWQDMDSIDWLLCSWLGGGMMHPAAWLTPRNIADKSGSWNENLSLNDDGEYFCRVLLESKGIKFCWGARSYYRSGNSNSLSGLKSSKACESVFLSLDICTKNLLAKENSVRTRRACANLFQRFIYEYYPEANDLLIKVEEKIIELGGSDIEFINSPLFEFFKSFLGWKIARRLQIIQRNLKQGIK is encoded by the coding sequence ATGAAGCCATTAGTCTCGATCTTAATCCCTATCTACAACGCCGAGAATTATCTTAGAGAAACAATTAGTTCTGCCTTAAATCAAACTTGGCAAAATATAGAAATAATTTTAGTAGATGATGGCTCTACTGATAATAGTTTGGAGATCGCCCAACAATTCGCATCACCTCAAGTCAAAATCATTTCACAGTCTAATCGAGGGGCGAGTGCTGCCAGAAATAGAGCTTTGATGGAAGCACAGGGAGATTTTATTCAATATTTAGATGCTGATGATTTATTATGTCACAACAAAATTGCTTTACAGATAGAGATGCTCAAGAAAGGAATTGAAGATTGTGTCATTGCGGGTGAGTGGGGGCGATTTTATACTGCACCATCTGAGGCTTTATTTGTGCAGGAGCAAGTTTGGCAAGATATGGATTCAATAGATTGGCTTCTCTGCTCTTGGTTGGGTGGAGGTATGATGCACCCTGCGGCTTGGTTAACACCTCGAAACATTGCAGACAAATCAGGTAGTTGGAACGAGAATTTATCTCTAAATGATGATGGTGAATATTTTTGTAGGGTTTTACTGGAAAGTAAAGGCATTAAATTTTGCTGGGGAGCAAGATCTTATTATAGGTCAGGTAATTCTAATAGTTTAAGTGGATTAAAATCTAGTAAAGCTTGTGAATCTGTTTTTTTATCTCTAGATATATGTACTAAAAATTTATTAGCTAAAGAAAATAGTGTAAGAACTCGTAGAGCTTGTGCTAACTTATTCCAAAGGTTTATTTATGAATATTATCCAGAAGCAAATGACTTGTTAATTAAAGTAGAAGAAAAAATTATTGAGTTAGGTGGATCAGATATTGAATTTATTAATAGTCCACTATTTGAATTTTTTAAAAGTTTTTTGGGATGGAAAATAGCAAGGAGACTTCAAATAATCCAAAGAAATTTAAAACAAGGTATTAAATGA
- a CDS encoding glycosyltransferase, producing the protein MTSSVLISVIICTYNPRPDYLIRVLQALDSQTLSKELWELLLIDNASSRILSDEIDLRWHLNSRHIREEQLGLTPARLRGIEEAKSDILVFVDDDNVIDANYLEECLNIFTKYPYLGAIGGSITAETEKPIEEWQKPFLSFLAIRTVSKPIWGNTSVNDQNLPYGAGMCIRREVAIYYKEVVKNDPVRILLDRRGTFLSSGGDTDLAFTSYDCNYGTGIFPSLKLLHLIPNKRLSLEYLLRLRREGGTSGYILDYIRNGRIPNNPNKNLILAFIEQIRLLKLTPLERKMRLASNLALKLALQEIKNIATTTK; encoded by the coding sequence ATGACTTCCTCTGTTTTAATTAGCGTTATTATTTGCACGTACAATCCACGTCCCGATTATTTGATTCGAGTATTACAAGCCCTTGATTCACAAACTTTATCTAAAGAATTATGGGAGTTATTATTAATTGATAATGCAAGCTCAAGGATACTCTCAGACGAAATAGATCTGAGATGGCATTTAAATTCTCGTCATATTCGAGAAGAACAACTAGGATTAACTCCTGCTAGATTAAGAGGCATTGAAGAAGCTAAATCAGATATTTTAGTTTTTGTTGATGATGATAATGTTATAGATGCTAATTATCTTGAAGAATGTTTAAATATTTTCACTAAATATCCCTATCTAGGAGCAATAGGAGGCTCTATCACTGCAGAAACAGAGAAGCCTATTGAAGAATGGCAGAAACCATTTCTATCTTTTTTGGCGATACGAACTGTAAGTAAACCAATTTGGGGAAATACATCAGTCAATGATCAAAATTTACCCTATGGAGCTGGTATGTGTATCCGAAGAGAAGTGGCTATTTATTACAAAGAAGTTGTCAAAAATGACCCTGTTAGAATTCTACTTGATCGCAGAGGAACCTTTCTATCTAGTGGTGGAGATACAGATTTAGCATTTACCTCGTATGACTGTAATTATGGTACAGGTATTTTTCCGTCTCTCAAATTATTACACCTGATACCCAATAAGCGGTTAAGTCTAGAATATCTATTGCGTCTCAGGCGTGAAGGTGGAACTTCAGGATATATACTTGATTACATCCGTAACGGTAGAATACCGAACAATCCAAACAAAAATTTAATTTTAGCTTTTATTGAACAAATCCGATTACTTAAACTTACTCCTTTAGAAAGAAAGATGAGACTAGCTAGTAACTTAGCACTTAAGTTGGCTTTACAAGAAATTAAGAATATAGCAACAACAACAAAGTGA